Proteins from a genomic interval of Kitasatospora kifunensis:
- a CDS encoding aldo/keto reductase, which yields MTAALALGTYRVRAVSQAARTALAAGARWVDTAPNYAHGLAHQELASVLAAHPSVRVSTKTGFLTTAQGRAAVEANVLTPEQAGVGHSLDPAFVRWQTEQSLSGLGRADLVFVHNPEQAVSGHDHTRLHGLLRGAFAVLEEFAQAGRIGGYGVATWSGLSSGALTVAELLGLAEQAAGSASHHFSGLQLPVSLVMAEPIARALDGGGPLVEAGDAGVITFASAPLHGGELPGLMTPELVDLIRPGLSAPAAALLAVASCPGLDVVLLSASTANHWHDAEKTVAVPLERDRLRSVIDALAAG from the coding sequence GTGACCGCCGCTCTCGCCCTGGGAACGTACCGGGTGCGCGCCGTCAGCCAGGCAGCGCGCACCGCCCTCGCCGCCGGGGCGCGATGGGTGGACACCGCCCCCAACTACGCCCATGGGTTGGCACATCAGGAGCTGGCGTCCGTGTTGGCTGCTCATCCGAGCGTCCGGGTGAGCACGAAGACGGGCTTCCTCACGACCGCGCAAGGTCGTGCCGCCGTCGAGGCCAACGTGCTCACCCCGGAGCAGGCGGGGGTGGGCCACAGCCTCGATCCGGCGTTCGTGCGGTGGCAGACCGAGCAGTCCCTGAGCGGGCTGGGCCGCGCCGACCTGGTCTTCGTCCACAACCCCGAGCAGGCCGTATCCGGCCACGACCACACCCGACTGCACGGTCTTCTACGGGGAGCGTTCGCCGTACTGGAGGAGTTCGCCCAGGCCGGCCGAATCGGCGGCTACGGCGTCGCCACCTGGTCGGGCCTGAGCTCGGGCGCGTTGACGGTGGCAGAGCTTCTCGGCCTGGCCGAGCAAGCCGCCGGCTCTGCGAGTCACCACTTCAGCGGACTGCAGCTCCCGGTGAGTCTGGTCATGGCCGAGCCCATCGCCAGGGCGCTCGACGGCGGCGGACCGCTCGTGGAGGCGGGGGACGCCGGGGTGATCACCTTCGCTTCGGCCCCGCTCCATGGCGGAGAGCTCCCGGGGTTGATGACACCCGAACTGGTGGACCTCATCCGGCCAGGGTTGTCTGCTCCGGCAGCTGCGCTGCTGGCCGTGGCGTCGTGCCCTGGCCTGGATGTGGTGCTGCTGTCCGCGAGCACCGCGAATCACTGGCACGATGCGGAAAAGACTGTGGCCGTCCCGCTGGAACGCGACCGACTCAGGAGCGTGATCGATGCACTCGCCGCCGGATGA
- a CDS encoding cupin domain-containing protein, whose translation MHDAASWAARLGGDSFLAQTFNRSYAVIPGQAADVAGLLSWDDLNTILATQRLEPPRLRLSMDGEMLPLHRYALPVTTRRAVTWHRIQPAELQARLAEGASLVLDSVEKIHPPIGAAAEALERFLGTLVQVNAYASWTEREGFGTHWDDHDVVVVQMFGAKRWRLYAPTRTAPTFRDVEAPDQPESDPVADLVLTAGDVLYLPRGWWHAVTADQGTPSLHLTFGLVTHTGADLLTWVVDQLRSRLALRLDVPRFASRGEQAAYVDELRKEMQTELSDPELVCRWAESVDTTHYGRAVTSLPYVDGLPARPEITVRLTAPRARITENGPDGTVTLAAAGTAWDFAGQATPLLRVLLDGQPATLGSLAAAADLEVKDVASLLSVLIEGQAASVVGTAL comes from the coding sequence ATGCATGATGCCGCTTCGTGGGCGGCGCGTCTGGGCGGGGACTCGTTCCTCGCCCAGACGTTCAACCGCTCCTACGCCGTCATTCCCGGGCAGGCCGCCGACGTCGCCGGCCTGCTGTCCTGGGACGACCTGAACACCATCCTCGCCACCCAGCGCCTGGAGCCCCCGCGGCTCCGGCTGTCGATGGACGGCGAGATGCTGCCCCTGCACCGGTACGCGCTGCCGGTGACCACCCGCCGGGCGGTGACCTGGCACCGTATCCAACCGGCCGAACTTCAGGCGCGGTTGGCCGAGGGTGCCTCGCTGGTGCTGGACTCGGTCGAGAAGATCCACCCTCCGATCGGGGCCGCCGCCGAGGCCCTGGAACGGTTCCTCGGCACGCTGGTGCAGGTCAACGCCTACGCTTCGTGGACCGAACGGGAAGGCTTCGGCACGCACTGGGACGACCACGACGTCGTGGTGGTCCAGATGTTCGGGGCCAAGCGCTGGCGGCTGTACGCCCCCACCCGGACCGCGCCGACCTTCCGGGACGTGGAGGCCCCGGACCAGCCGGAAAGCGACCCGGTAGCCGATCTCGTACTGACGGCCGGGGACGTGCTCTACCTGCCGCGCGGCTGGTGGCACGCGGTCACCGCGGACCAGGGGACGCCGTCCCTGCACCTGACCTTCGGCCTGGTCACCCACACCGGAGCCGACCTGCTGACCTGGGTGGTAGACCAGCTGCGCTCCCGCCTCGCGCTGCGACTGGACGTGCCGCGCTTCGCCTCGCGCGGCGAGCAGGCCGCGTACGTCGACGAGCTGCGCAAGGAGATGCAGACCGAGCTGTCTGATCCCGAACTGGTATGCCGCTGGGCCGAGTCGGTCGACACCACGCACTACGGCCGGGCGGTCACGTCCCTGCCCTACGTCGACGGCCTTCCGGCTCGGCCGGAGATCACGGTCCGGCTCACCGCGCCTCGGGCCAGGATTACCGAGAACGGGCCGGACGGCACCGTGACCCTCGCGGCGGCGGGGACCGCGTGGGACTTCGCCGGCCAGGCGACCCCGTTGCTGCGAGTTCTGCTGGACGGGCAGCCGGCCACCCTCGGATCGCTGGCCGCTGCAGCCGACCTGGAGGTGAAGGACGTGGCGTCGCTGCTCTCCGTCCTGATCGAGGGCCAGGCCGCCTCCGTGGTCGGGACGGCGCTGTGA
- a CDS encoding ATP-binding protein — translation MSPTNNAELPASQTWEVESELAAVPSTRRLIKGIAQQWSVPLSHAALRDVELCASEVLTNAVEHTGARFRVTVRWTGERLRVEVADNSLRTPDPGSAEDMITGGRGLVLVEGLAHSWGWYPEGAGKVVWFECAADQLVTEDRRLAVLVHATQAQTACLPQSA, via the coding sequence ATGAGCCCGACGAACAACGCCGAGCTACCGGCATCACAGACGTGGGAGGTTGAGTCCGAGTTGGCCGCCGTCCCGTCAACCCGTCGCCTGATCAAGGGGATTGCCCAACAGTGGAGCGTCCCGTTGTCGCATGCCGCGTTGCGGGACGTCGAGCTCTGCGCCAGCGAAGTGCTCACCAACGCGGTCGAGCACACGGGCGCCCGGTTCCGGGTCACCGTGCGGTGGACCGGCGAACGTCTGCGCGTGGAGGTCGCGGACAACAGCCTCCGGACGCCCGACCCCGGCAGCGCCGAGGACATGATCACGGGCGGACGTGGTCTCGTCCTGGTCGAAGGGCTCGCCCACTCCTGGGGCTGGTATCCCGAAGGCGCCGGCAAGGTCGTGTGGTTCGAGTGCGCGGCCGACCAACTGGTGACCGAAGACAGACGGCTCGCCGTCCTTGTCCACGCCACGCAGGCTCAGACAGCTTGCCTGCCGCAGTCGGCCTGA
- a CDS encoding NUDIX hydrolase has product MQWKIHGERPIYENPWVNLWLVDVEQPDGHRWEHHVLKLRHLAVAAVVNDQKQVLMMWRHRFITDSWAWELPMGLIEADETPAEAAAREVLEETGWKTGEVKPLIYAQPANGITDSEHFVFRADAVEYTGPPTERNESDRIEWIPLAELRGMIDRREIVSSGSLVGVLYLLLDEAGL; this is encoded by the coding sequence ATGCAGTGGAAGATCCACGGGGAACGTCCCATCTACGAGAACCCATGGGTGAACCTGTGGTTGGTCGACGTCGAGCAACCGGACGGACACCGCTGGGAACACCACGTGCTCAAGTTGCGGCACCTCGCCGTGGCCGCGGTGGTGAACGACCAGAAGCAGGTGCTGATGATGTGGCGGCACCGCTTCATCACGGACTCGTGGGCCTGGGAGCTTCCCATGGGCCTGATCGAAGCTGACGAGACCCCGGCCGAGGCTGCCGCCCGCGAGGTGTTGGAGGAGACGGGCTGGAAGACCGGTGAGGTCAAGCCGCTCATCTACGCGCAGCCCGCGAACGGGATCACCGACTCGGAACACTTCGTCTTCCGGGCCGACGCCGTCGAGTACACCGGACCGCCGACCGAACGGAACGAGTCGGACCGCATCGAGTGGATTCCGCTCGCCGAGCTGCGCGGCATGATCGATCGCCGTGAGATCGTCAGCAGTGGCTCCCTGGTCGGTGTGCTATACCTGCTGCTCGACGAGGCCGGCCTGTAG
- a CDS encoding phosphorothioated DNA-binding restriction endonuclease, with product MDWLDRVAKLRQWTNNEVRAPHKPLLLLYALGSFQQDAASELRYSMVEEELKRLLVEYGPPNPTTPAYPFHHLVTDGVWEVKTDRGQGSPGSGVRVLRSSGATGRLVPELRTALTREPSLLGRLARVLLDVNFPPSLHTDLCEAVGLDLELAETAPVAGPLGETETAARRQRDRRMREIVLTAYEFQCAFCGYDGMLGASSVGLEAAHVRWWSYDGPDEVDNGLCLCSLHHKLFDKGILGLGEGDRILVSQRFVGRSEASRQHVLALAGQPVIGPQSGVPSVAERHREWHARQVFHGVPRTPAGTAVLPG from the coding sequence ATGGACTGGCTCGATCGGGTGGCGAAGCTGCGGCAGTGGACAAACAACGAGGTCCGCGCTCCGCACAAGCCGTTGCTGCTGCTGTACGCGCTCGGCAGCTTCCAGCAGGATGCCGCCAGCGAACTGCGCTACAGCATGGTCGAGGAGGAGCTGAAGCGACTGCTGGTCGAGTACGGGCCGCCGAACCCGACGACGCCTGCATACCCCTTCCACCATCTGGTCACTGACGGCGTGTGGGAGGTCAAGACCGATCGAGGACAGGGGAGCCCCGGGAGTGGGGTCCGGGTTCTCCGGTCCAGTGGCGCCACCGGCAGGCTCGTTCCAGAGCTGCGGACAGCGCTCACCAGGGAGCCTTCACTACTGGGGCGGCTGGCCCGAGTGCTGCTGGACGTCAACTTCCCGCCGTCACTGCACACCGATCTGTGCGAGGCCGTCGGTCTCGACCTGGAGCTCGCCGAGACCGCGCCGGTGGCCGGCCCGCTCGGCGAAACGGAGACTGCTGCGAGGCGGCAGCGCGACCGCCGGATGCGTGAGATCGTCCTGACGGCATATGAGTTCCAGTGCGCCTTCTGCGGCTACGACGGGATGCTCGGCGCGAGCAGCGTCGGGCTGGAGGCCGCGCATGTGCGTTGGTGGTCATACGACGGCCCGGACGAGGTCGACAACGGCCTTTGTCTGTGCTCGTTGCACCACAAGCTCTTCGACAAGGGCATCCTGGGCCTGGGCGAGGGGGACCGCATTCTTGTCTCGCAGCGGTTCGTCGGCCGCAGCGAGGCGAGCAGGCAGCACGTGCTCGCGCTGGCCGGGCAGCCGGTGATAGGTCCGCAGTCGGGCGTTCCATCCGTCGCCGAACGGCATCGCGAGTGGCATGCCCGACAGGTCTTCCATGGCGTGCCCCGTACGCCAGCCGGAACGGCTGTGCTGCCTGGATAA
- a CDS encoding HAD family hydrolase, which yields MPQLSGAAAFFDVDETLVTAKTMFSFLEFHLAATGHPPQLYRQARADLQQLAARGTAREDVNRAYYRLYAGASVAELTRQGEQWFERQLADPDFFHPPGVQALRHHLAAGDQVVLVSGSFFPCLDPIAHHLGAHEALGTPQLIANGHLTGEVSHPMIGPAKATSARTWAHTHGLDPTHCSAYGDHATDLDLLRAVGHPVVVGTDPLLLAEIASSGGSQLAGVSR from the coding sequence ATGCCCCAACTATCCGGTGCGGCAGCCTTCTTCGACGTCGACGAGACGCTGGTGACCGCCAAGACGATGTTCAGCTTCCTGGAGTTCCACCTCGCCGCCACCGGCCACCCCCCACAGCTCTACCGCCAGGCCCGCGCCGACCTCCAGCAACTCGCCGCCCGGGGCACCGCGCGCGAGGACGTCAACCGCGCCTACTACCGGCTCTACGCCGGTGCCTCAGTGGCCGAGTTGACCAGGCAGGGCGAGCAGTGGTTCGAACGGCAGCTGGCCGACCCGGACTTCTTCCACCCCCCAGGAGTCCAGGCGCTGCGCCACCACCTGGCCGCGGGAGACCAAGTGGTGCTGGTCTCCGGCTCCTTCTTCCCCTGCCTGGACCCGATCGCCCACCACCTGGGCGCCCACGAGGCCCTGGGCACCCCACAACTGATCGCCAACGGCCACCTCACCGGCGAGGTGTCCCACCCCATGATCGGCCCCGCCAAAGCCACCTCCGCCCGCACCTGGGCCCACACCCACGGCCTGGACCCAACCCACTGCTCGGCCTACGGCGACCACGCCACCGACCTCGACCTCCTACGCGCAGTAGGCCACCCCGTGGTCGTCGGCACCGACCCACTCCTCCTCGCCGAGATAGCCAGTTCAGGCGGCAGCCAACTGGCCGGCGTGAGTCGGTAA
- a CDS encoding MaoC family dehydratase, which produces MRVFPTLEAFTAAQGSVLGSSDWRTVTQQRVDAFAQATDDHQWIHTDPARAVDGPFGTTVAHGYLTLSLLPALCAEIYRIDGAAAGVNYGLDTVRFPGPVPVGSRIRGVAELLETVDTGRGLRARVRVTVEVDGQARPGCVAESIALFLPPS; this is translated from the coding sequence ATGCGCGTCTTTCCCACCCTGGAGGCCTTCACCGCCGCGCAGGGCTCCGTCCTCGGCAGCAGCGACTGGCGGACCGTCACCCAGCAGCGGGTGGACGCCTTCGCGCAGGCCACCGACGACCACCAGTGGATCCACACCGATCCGGCCCGGGCGGTGGACGGTCCGTTCGGCACCACCGTGGCCCACGGCTACCTCACGCTCTCGCTGCTCCCGGCGCTCTGCGCCGAGATCTACCGGATCGACGGCGCGGCGGCCGGGGTGAACTACGGCCTCGACACGGTGCGCTTCCCCGGGCCCGTGCCGGTCGGCTCCCGGATCCGGGGCGTCGCCGAACTGCTCGAGACGGTCGACACCGGCCGGGGCCTGCGGGCCCGGGTGCGGGTCACCGTCGAGGTCGACGGCCAGGCCAGGCCCGGCTGCGTGGCCGAGTCCATCGCCCTGTTCCTGCCGCCGTCCTGA
- a CDS encoding SDR family NAD(P)-dependent oxidoreductase produces MTATTTTPPPPPLDAPSADPAALFRLDGQVALVTGASSGLGARFARVLAAAGARVVLTARRPEQLKAVAEDCPGSLVIPCDVTVPEDRERLVTAVVERLGRIDVLVNNAGSSQVVRAEREQLAGFAALVDINLTSVFALSQLAGAQMLAQGTGAIVNIASIYGLVASGTLPQAAYAASKGGVLNLTRELAAQWARRGVRVNAICPGWFRSELTAEMLDTESGRNWINQRTPMGREGTLDELDGALLYLASRASSYVTGTALPVDGGYVSI; encoded by the coding sequence ATGACCGCCACCACGACCACCCCGCCCCCGCCCCCGCTCGACGCTCCGAGCGCCGATCCTGCGGCGCTCTTCCGGCTCGACGGCCAGGTCGCCCTGGTCACCGGCGCCTCCAGCGGACTCGGCGCCCGCTTCGCCCGGGTACTGGCCGCGGCCGGCGCCCGCGTCGTGCTGACGGCCCGCCGGCCCGAGCAGCTGAAGGCGGTGGCCGAGGACTGCCCCGGCAGCCTGGTGATCCCCTGCGACGTCACCGTGCCCGAGGACCGCGAGCGGCTGGTGACGGCCGTCGTCGAGCGGCTCGGCCGGATCGACGTACTGGTCAACAACGCCGGCTCGTCCCAGGTGGTGCGGGCCGAACGGGAGCAACTGGCGGGCTTCGCGGCGCTGGTGGACATCAACCTGACCTCGGTCTTCGCCCTCAGCCAGCTGGCCGGCGCGCAGATGCTCGCGCAGGGGACCGGGGCGATCGTCAACATCGCCTCCATCTACGGGCTGGTGGCCAGCGGCACACTGCCGCAGGCCGCGTACGCCGCGAGCAAGGGCGGAGTGCTCAACCTGACCCGCGAACTGGCCGCCCAGTGGGCGCGCCGCGGGGTGCGGGTCAACGCGATCTGCCCCGGCTGGTTCCGCTCGGAGCTGACCGCGGAGATGCTCGACACCGAGTCCGGCCGGAACTGGATCAACCAGCGGACCCCGATGGGCCGCGAGGGCACCCTGGACGAACTGGACGGCGCCCTGCTCTACCTCGCGAGCCGCGCCAGCTCGTACGTCACCGGCACCGCCCTGCCCGTCGACGGCGGCTACGTGTCCATCTGA
- a CDS encoding 3-oxoacyl-[acyl-carrier-protein] synthase III C-terminal domain-containing protein, with protein sequence MRFDLPLYLSAPATVLGEHVQTAAEAVAEGLISEYNAERYRYSGMRVSELSPVELAEQSAALTLAAAGLTGEKLGRILHAWTYHQGHEFWCPAHYLADRLGAFKALPVGVQQMCNGGMSAIDQAARDMIVDPKIHSALITTADCYPPPGFDRWGGDLGIAYGDGATSVLLTRAPYGPSVRLLASASVAASELEAMHRGDAPFSPAPMSGVKTLQPRQSKKEFMTGRPGVDFGEAAHSAVTTVVSRSLEDAGLRPDDPRFRAAALPRLAGHVLTGAYEPAFREVCAAPIVDLGSGTGHLGAGDPMASLTDLLAAGTLEPGDLVVLLSAGAGFTWTCAVVEVA encoded by the coding sequence ATGCGCTTTGATCTGCCGCTCTACCTGAGCGCACCGGCCACCGTGCTCGGCGAGCACGTCCAGACCGCCGCCGAGGCCGTCGCGGAGGGGCTGATCAGCGAGTACAACGCCGAGCGCTACCGCTACTCCGGGATGCGGGTCAGCGAGTTGTCGCCGGTGGAGCTGGCCGAGCAGTCGGCCGCGCTGACCCTGGCGGCCGCCGGCCTGACCGGCGAGAAGCTCGGCCGGATCCTGCACGCCTGGACGTACCACCAGGGCCACGAGTTCTGGTGCCCCGCGCACTACCTCGCGGACCGCCTCGGCGCCTTCAAGGCGCTGCCGGTCGGCGTCCAGCAGATGTGCAACGGCGGGATGTCGGCCATCGACCAGGCCGCCCGCGACATGATCGTCGACCCGAAGATCCACAGCGCGCTGATCACCACGGCCGACTGCTACCCGCCGCCCGGCTTCGACCGCTGGGGCGGCGACCTGGGCATCGCCTACGGCGACGGCGCCACCTCGGTGCTGCTCACCCGGGCGCCGTACGGCCCGTCGGTCCGGCTGCTGGCCTCCGCCAGCGTCGCCGCCTCCGAACTCGAGGCGATGCACCGGGGCGACGCGCCGTTCAGCCCGGCCCCGATGAGCGGGGTGAAGACCCTTCAACCGCGCCAGTCGAAGAAGGAGTTCATGACCGGGCGCCCGGGCGTCGACTTCGGCGAGGCGGCGCACTCGGCCGTCACCACCGTGGTCAGCCGCTCGCTGGAGGACGCGGGTCTGCGCCCCGACGACCCGAGGTTCCGGGCCGCCGCCCTGCCCCGACTGGCCGGACACGTGCTGACCGGCGCGTACGAGCCCGCGTTCCGCGAGGTCTGTGCCGCGCCGATCGTGGACCTCGGCAGCGGCACCGGCCACCTGGGCGCCGGCGACCCGATGGCGAGCCTCACCGACCTGCTGGCCGCCGGCACGCTGGAGCCCGGCGACCTCGTCGTCCTGCTCAGCGCGGGCGCCGGCTTCACCTGGACCTGCGCCGTGGTGGAGGTGGCCTGA
- a CDS encoding AfsA-related hotdog domain-containing protein, translated as MTTLDVRTDPTADLSTRRTIDRHLVHRAAIAEVFLTDFRTIDSTTFEAAAQLPPAHSYYGDHTGRPELHDPLAVFESVRQMLLCAMHLQHGASHDTKSITAECRMEITDPLPLLADGGVPELTLLGKVALEKLYDGVTARVVHDVEVLVGGRSVGTVSVDTALRPNDIYQGLRMSHRTTPPPYSDTLPTGGPAAPVRPHLVGREHAENVVLRDVRDTEDTVVARLHVPVAHRSMFDHPQDHVPGPVMMEAARQAAVFLLGERFGQAPAKLFLQQITATYLRFAELDSDLLVQACLVPDDDAAAADGGKLIAVSLLQSNQTVARIQVRLGLTVGWPQDTLGAHDAL; from the coding sequence ATGACCACGCTCGACGTCCGTACGGATCCGACCGCCGACCTCAGCACGCGGCGCACCATCGACCGGCACCTGGTCCACCGGGCCGCGATCGCCGAGGTCTTCCTCACCGACTTCCGCACGATCGACTCGACCACCTTCGAGGCCGCGGCCCAACTGCCGCCCGCACACTCCTACTACGGCGACCACACCGGCCGCCCCGAGCTGCACGACCCGCTCGCGGTCTTCGAGAGCGTGCGGCAGATGCTGCTCTGTGCGATGCACCTGCAGCACGGCGCCTCGCACGACACCAAGTCCATCACCGCCGAGTGCCGGATGGAGATCACCGACCCGCTGCCGCTGCTCGCCGACGGCGGGGTGCCCGAGCTCACCCTGCTCGGCAAGGTCGCGCTGGAGAAGCTGTACGACGGGGTGACGGCCCGGGTCGTGCACGACGTCGAGGTGCTGGTCGGCGGGCGGAGCGTGGGCACCGTCTCGGTCGACACCGCGCTGCGTCCCAACGACATCTACCAGGGGCTGCGCATGAGCCACCGGACGACTCCGCCGCCGTACTCCGACACGCTGCCCACCGGTGGCCCGGCCGCCCCGGTCCGCCCGCACCTGGTGGGCCGCGAGCACGCCGAGAACGTGGTGCTGCGCGACGTGCGCGACACCGAGGACACCGTGGTCGCGCGGCTGCACGTGCCGGTCGCGCACCGCAGCATGTTCGACCACCCGCAGGACCACGTCCCCGGTCCGGTGATGATGGAGGCAGCCCGCCAGGCCGCCGTGTTCCTGCTCGGCGAGCGGTTCGGGCAGGCGCCCGCGAAGCTCTTCCTGCAGCAGATCACCGCCACCTACCTGCGCTTCGCCGAGCTGGACTCCGACCTCCTCGTGCAGGCCTGCCTCGTCCCGGACGACGACGCCGCCGCCGCGGACGGCGGCAAGCTGATCGCGGTGTCGCTGCTGCAGTCGAACCAGACCGTCGCCCGTATCCAGGTCCGCCTCGGCCTCACCGTCGGCTGGCCGCAGGACACCCTTGGAGCCCACGATGCGCTTTGA
- the dmpI gene encoding 4-oxalocrotonate tautomerase DmpI, with protein sequence MRPADIRETFSKEHDMPVVTVLQGPRDIEKKRDLVARITDAFVEAYELPAETVQVWIQETPAESWSAAGKLIADS encoded by the coding sequence ATCCGCCCGGCGGATATTCGAGAAACATTTTCCAAGGAGCATGACATGCCTGTTGTGACCGTTCTCCAGGGCCCGCGCGACATCGAGAAGAAGCGCGACCTGGTCGCCCGCATCACCGACGCCTTCGTCGAGGCCTACGAGCTGCCGGCCGAGACCGTGCAGGTCTGGATCCAGGAGACCCCGGCGGAGAGCTGGAGCGCCGCGGGCAAGCTCATCGCCGACAGCTGA
- the dmpI gene encoding 4-oxalocrotonate tautomerase DmpI, whose product MPIVTVLQGPRDIEKKRDLVARITDAFVEAYELPAETVQVWIQETPAESWSAAGKLIADS is encoded by the coding sequence ATGCCGATCGTCACCGTTCTCCAGGGTCCGCGCGACATCGAGAAGAAGCGCGACCTGGTCGCCCGCATCACCGACGCCTTCGTCGAGGCCTACGAGCTGCCGGCCGAGACCGTGCAGGTCTGGATCCAGGAGACCCCGGCGGAGAGCTGGAGTGCCGCGGGCAAGCTCATCGCGGACAGCTGA
- a CDS encoding nuclear transport factor 2 family protein — protein MSELTIDRVRAAFAALGTGDRQKMLEYWSEDLRFEIPGNHAHAGWHEGLDGFLAFLKTVGELSGGSYLAESITVLVNAEDGYSVDVNRNWALRAGAPKESTSPYHLLDVTALHLLRWQDGRIVEGRGVILGDGPATSALWWSPLGPDGVRSQA, from the coding sequence ATGAGTGAGCTGACGATCGACCGGGTCCGTGCCGCCTTCGCCGCCCTCGGCACCGGGGACCGCCAGAAGATGCTCGAGTACTGGTCCGAGGACCTCCGGTTCGAGATCCCGGGCAACCACGCGCACGCGGGCTGGCACGAGGGCCTCGACGGTTTCCTGGCGTTCCTGAAGACCGTCGGGGAGCTCTCCGGCGGCTCCTACCTCGCCGAGAGCATCACGGTCCTGGTCAACGCCGAGGACGGCTACTCCGTGGACGTGAACCGGAACTGGGCGCTGCGGGCCGGCGCCCCCAAGGAGAGCACCTCCCCCTACCACCTGCTCGACGTCACGGCCCTGCACCTGCTGCGCTGGCAGGACGGCCGGATCGTCGAGGGGCGCGGCGTGATCCTGGGTGACGGCCCGGCCACCTCCGCGCTGTGGTGGTCCCCGCTGGGCCCGGACGGCGTCCGCAGCCAGGCTTGA